The Ammospiza caudacuta isolate bAmmCau1 chromosome 17, bAmmCau1.pri, whole genome shotgun sequence genome has a segment encoding these proteins:
- the PERCC1 gene encoding protein PERCC1: MAAGVIQPLAELRLPSPFPHGLLLPTHPEPDFPDLSEEEEEEEEEEEEEEEEEDVEAVEESVRPELAGVSSTAETTLRLLKFSELISCDIQRYFGRRGREEAAGSHPVPADCGSAPSAPAVPEAPRGGPGAAHRLGPLAELFEYGVHRCLPGGRSQRLERKYGHITPMHRRKLPPSFWKEPGPAGLLHSGTPDFSDLLATWTVEPGPEPASAGRELLGRPGLEAEPFAGL, encoded by the coding sequence ATGGCCGCGGGTGTCATCCAGCCCCTGGCCGAGCTGCGGCTGCCCTCGCCCTTCCCGCACGgcctcctgctgcccacgcACCCTGAGCCCGACTTCCCCGACCTctccgaggaggaggaggaggaagaggaggaagaagaagaggaggaagaggaggaggacgTGGAAGCAGTGGAGGAGAGCGTGCGGCCGGAGCTGGCCGGAGTCTCCAGCACTGCCGAGACCACGCTGCGTCTCCTCAAGTTCTCGGAGCTCATCAGCTGCGACATCCAGCGCTATTtcgggcggcggggccgggaggaGGCGGCCGGGAGCCACCCGGTGCCCGCGGACTGCGGCTCGGCCCCGAGCGCTCCGGCCGTGCCCGAGGCCCCGCGGGGCGGCCCGGGCGCCGCGCACAGGCTGGGCCCGCTGGCCGAGCTCTTCGAGTACGGCGTGCACCGCTGCCTGCCCGGCGGCCGGAGCCAGCGCCTGGAGAGGAAGTACGGCCACATCACCCCCATGCACCGCAGGAAGCTGCCGCCCTCCTTCTGGAAAGAGCCGGGCCCCGCCGGCCTGCTCCACAGCGGCACCCCCGACTTCAGCGACCTGCTGGCCACCTGGACCGTGGAGCCGGGGCCGGAGCCGGCGAGCGCGGGGCGGGAGCTGCTGGGCCGCCCggggctggaggcagagccCTTCGCGGGGCTGTGA
- the CLCN7 gene encoding H(+)/Cl(-) exchange transporter 7 — MANVAKKVSWSGRDRDDDEDGRAGETTPLLNGSGPGAAGSGRQLTPSSFLRIGQLSNVDLNEDIHELETEVPRQRPNEIPHNEKLLSLKYESLDYDNSENQLFLEEERRINHAAFRTVEIKRWVICAMIGILTGLVACFIDIVVENLAGLKYRVVKDNIDKFTAKGGLSFSLLLWATLNASVVMVGSLIVAFIEPVAAGSGIPQIKCYLNGVKIPHVVRLKTLVIKVCGVILSVVGGLAVGKEGPMIHSGSVIAAGISQGRSTSLKRDFKIFEYFRRDTEKRDFVSAGAAAGVSAAFGAPVGGVLFSLEEGASFWNQFLTWRIFFASMISTFTLNSVLSVYHGNAWDLSSPGLINFGRFDSEKMGYTIQEIPIFIFMGVVGGILGALFNALNYWLTMFRIRYIHRPCLQVVEAMLVAAVTATVGFVMIYCSRDCQPIQGSSVAYPLQLFCADGEYNSMATAFFNTPEKSVVNLFHDPPGSYNPMTLGMFTLMYFFLACWTYGLTVSAGVFIPSLLIGAAWGRLFGISLSYLTKGSIWADPGKYALMGAAAQLGGIVRMTLSLTVIMMEATGNVTYGFPIMLVLMTAKIVGDYFVEGLYDMHIQLQSVPFLHWEAPVTSHSLTAREVMSTPVTCLRRIERVGTVVDILSDTSSNHNGFPVVESNPDTTQVAGLRGLILRSQLIVLLKHKVFVERANLSLVQRRLKLKDFRDAYPRFPPIQSIHVSQDERECMIDLSEFMNPSPYTVPQEASLPRVFKLFRALGLRHLVVVDNRNEVVGMVTRKDLARYRLGKEGLEELSLAQT, encoded by the exons CtcactccttcctccttcctgcGCATTGGGCAGCTGAGCAATGTGGACCTCAACGAGGACATCCATGAGCTG gagACAGAGGTCCCTCGGCAGCGCCCCAATGAGATCCCCCACAATGAGAAGCTGCTGTCACTCAAGTACGAG AGCTTGGACTATGACAACAGTGAAAACCAGCTGTtcctggaggaggagaggaggataAACCATGCG GCTTTCCGCACGGTGGAGATCAAGCGCTGGGTGATCTGCGCCATGATCGGCATCCTCACCGGCCTCGTCGCCTGCTTCATCGACATCGTGGTGGAGAACCTGGCTGGCCTCAAGTACCGCGTGGTGAAGGACA ACATTGACAAGTTCACAGCCAAAGGAGGCCTCTCTTTCTCCCTGTTACTCTGGGCCACCCTGAATGCCAGCGTGGTGATGGTGGGCTCTCTGATCGTTGCCTTCATAGAG cccgtGGCAGCTGGCAGTGGCATTCCCCAGATCAAATGTTACCTCAATGGTGTGAAGATTCCTCATGTTGTCCGGCTCAAG ACCCTGGTGATCAAAGTCTGCGGGGTGATCCTCTCGGTGGTCGGCGGCCTGGCTGTTGGGAAG GAAGGACCCATGATTCACTCTGGATCCGTGATTGCTGCTGGCATCTCCCAGGGAAGATCCACGTCCTTAAAGCGAGACTTCAAG ATCTTCGAGTATTTCCGCAGGGACACAGAGAAGAGGGATTTTGTGTCAGCCGGAGCTGCCGCCGGCGTCTCGGCCGCCTTCGGTGCCCCCGTGG GGGGTGTCCTGTTCAGCTTGGAGGAAGGAGCTTCCTTCTGGAACCAGTTCCTGACGTGGAGAATT TTCTTTGCCTCCATGATCTCCACCTTCACTCTGAACTCTGTCCTGAGTGTTTACCACGGCAATGCCTGGGATctctccagccctgggctcatCAACTTTGGCAGATTTGACAGCGAG AAAATGGGATACACAATCCAGGAAATTCCTATCTTCATCTTTATGGGAGTGGTTG GTGGGATCCTTGGGGCCCTGTTCAATGCCCTCAATTACTGGCTGACAATGTTCCGGATCAG GTACATCCACAGGCCCTGCCTGCAGGTGGTTGAGGCCatgctggtggcagcagtgacagcgACTGTGGGCTTTGTCATGATTTACTGCTCCAGAGATTGCCAGCCCATCCAGGGGAGCTCTGTGGCATATCCCCTGCAG CTTTTTTGTGCTGATGGAGAGTACAACTCCATGGCCACTGCCTTCTTCAACACACCTGAGAAGAGTGTGGTCAACCTGTTCCATGACCCTCCAG gttCCTACAACCCCATGACACTGGGCATGTTCACTCTGATGTATTTCTTCCTGGCCTGCTGGACCTATGGCCTGACAGTGTCTGCAGGGGTCTTCATCCCCTCGCTGCTGATCGGGGCAGCCTGGGGGAGGCTCTTTGGCATCTCCCTGTCCTACCTGACCAAGGGCTCG ATCTGGGCTGATCCTGGGAAGTACGCCCTgatgggagctgctgcacagctgg GTGGGATCGTGCGGATGACCCTGAGTCTCACTGTCATCATGATGGAGGCAACAGGCAACGTCACCTATGGCTTCCCCATCATGCTGGTGCTGATGACAGCAAAGATTGTGGGAGATTACTTTGTGGAG GGACTGTATGACATGCACATCCAGCTGCAGAGTGTCCCCTTCTTGCACTGGGAGGCCCCAGTGACATCCCACTCCCTCACAGCCAG GGAGGTGATGAGCACTCCTGTCACCTGCCTGCGGAGGATCGAGCGCGTGGGCACGGTCGTGGACATCCTCAGTGACACCTCCTCCAACCACAACGGCTTCCCCGTGGTGGAGAGCAACCCCGACACCACACAG GTtgcggggctgcgggggctgATCCTGCGTTCTCAGCTCATCGTCCTGCTGAAGCACAAG GTTTTTGTGGAAAGAGCCAACCTGAGCCTGGTGCAGCGGCGGCTGAAGCTGAAGGATTTCCGGGACGCCTACCCCCGCTTCCCCCCCATCCAGTCCATCCACGTGTCCCAGGACGAGCGCGAGTGCATGATTGACCTCAGCGAGTTCATGAACCCCTCGCCCTACACCGTGCCCCAG GAGGCGTCCCTGCCCCGCGTGTTCAAGCTCTTCCGAGCGCTGGGCCTGCGGCACTTGGTGGTTGTGGACAATCGCAACGAG GTGGTGGGAATGGTGACCCGCAAGGACCTCGCCAGGTACCGGCTGGGGAAGGAAGGCCTGGAGGAGCTCTCTCTGGCACAGACGTGA